One genomic window of Medicago truncatula cultivar Jemalong A17 chromosome 1, MtrunA17r5.0-ANR, whole genome shotgun sequence includes the following:
- the LOC11417205 gene encoding uncharacterized protein, which translates to MEVMIQSSNMDTFNFNSGTMSSPYLSPPSSPKRFGEFYLSAPSSPSRLSELYSEMDYLSIIDQTSSNNKNSNVVDEDDDSQGGFAFSVNHESNKSSTRSAEELFHGGKIKPFTNEEAKVVVPKKQQKVQDERRGRERERIESSLNNSGRRSSRSHSPYRKSNYISELEEQNSQKQQQPRSNKEESKISNSSTGPGSISKGSRRWKLSDLLLFRSASEGRGSSKDPLKKYFVGYKKNTSEEVKGSSSFRSSDSFSHHGSRKKAQVSAHEMHYAMKKAESQDMKKRTFLPYRQGILGRLSGFGL; encoded by the coding sequence ATGGAAGTGATGATACAAAGTTCTAATATGGATACATTCAATTTTAATAGTGGAACAATGAGTTCACCATATCTAAGTCCTCCATCTTCACCAAAACGTTTTGGTGAATTTTACTTAAGTGCCCCTTCAAGTCCATCTAGGCTTTCTGAATTATATAGTGAAATGGATTATTTGTCCATAATTGATCAAACAtcatcaaacaacaaaaacagcaacgttgttgatgaagatgatgatagcCAAGGTGGTTTTGCTTTCTCAGTTAACCATGAATCAAATAAATCGTCGACTCGTTCAGCTGAAGAACTCTTTCATGGTGGCAAAATCAAACCATTTACTAATGAAGAAGCTAAGGTTGTTGTACCTAAGAAGCAACAAAAAGTTCAAGAtgaaagaagaggaagagaaagagagagaatagagTCATCATTGAATAATTCTGGTAGAAGAAGTTCAAGATCACATTCTCCTTATAGAAAATCAAACTACATATCAGAATTGGAAGAACAAAACTCTCAAAAACAGCAACAACCTCGTAGCAACAAAGAGGAATCAAAGATATCAAACAGTAGTACAGGTCCTGGTTCGATTTCGAAGGGTTCGAGGAGATGGAAATTGAGTGATTTATTGTTGTTTAGAAGTGCTTCAGAAGGAAGAGGTTCAAGCAAGGATCcattaaagaaatattttgttgGGTATAAGAAGAATACTAGTGAAGAAGTTAAAGGTTCAAGCAGCTTTAGATCTTCTGATTCATTTTCACATCATGGGTCAAGAAAAAAGGCTCAAGTTTCAGCTCATGAAATGCATTATGCTATGAAGAAAGCTGAGTCACAAGATATGAAGAAGAGAACTTTCTTGCCTTATAGACAAGGGATTTTGGGAAGGTTGTCTGGATTTGGACTATAG